One genomic segment of Entelurus aequoreus isolate RoL-2023_Sb linkage group LG25, RoL_Eaeq_v1.1, whole genome shotgun sequence includes these proteins:
- the kcnj2a gene encoding inward rectifier potassium channel 2a has protein sequence MGSVRSHRYSIVSSEEEGGVKLANMVVPNGCGNGKAERRRQSRFVRKDGHCNVHFVNMSEKGQRYLADIFTTCVDIRWRWMLLVFCLSFLISWLFFGLVFWLVALGYGDLDGDTQMCVSNVDSFTAAFLFSVETQTTIGYGYRYVTEECPVAVFVVVFQSIVGCIIDAFIIGAVMAKMAKPKKRNETLVFSHYATVAMRDGKLCLMWRVGNLRKSHLVEAHVRAQLLKSRTTAEGEFIPLDQVDIDVGFDSGIDRIFLVSPITIVHEIDEDSPFYEMGKQELETSEFEIVVILEGMVEATAMTTQCRSSYVASEILWGHRFEPVLFEEKNYYKVDYSRFDNTYEVSGTPHCSARELARKTSDASSLRNSFCYENEVALEKIEMEEESREVESGTATGVPEGPPPASDSEHTPDSLPLESRPLTAESEI, from the coding sequence ATGGGGAGCGTGCGGAGCCACCGTTACAGCATCGTGTCCTCCGAGGAGGAGGGCGGAGTGAAGCTGGCCAACATGGTCGTCCCCAACGGCTGCGGCAACGGCAAGGCCGAGCGCCGGCGCCAGAGCCGCTTCGTGCGCAAGGACGGCCACTGCAACGTGCACTTTGTCAACATGAGCGAGAAGGGCCAGCGCTACCTGGCGGACATCTTCACCACCTGCGTGGACATCCGCTGGCGATGGATGCTGCTCGTCTTCTGCCTCTCCTTCCTGATCTCCTGGCTGTTCTTCGGCCTGGTCTTCTGGCTGGTGGCGCTCGGCTACGGCGACCTGGACGGCGACACGCAGATGTGCGTCTCCAACGTGGACAGCTTCACCGCCGCCTTCTTGTTCTCCGTGGAGACGCAGACCACCATCGGGTACGGATACCGCTACGTGACGGAGGAGTGTCCCGTCGCCGTCTTCGTGGTGGTCTTCCAAAGCATCGTGGGGTGCATCATCGACGCGTTCATCATCGGCGCCGTCATGGCCAAGATGGCCAAGCCCAAGAAGAGGAACGAGACGCTGGTGTTCAGTCACTACGCCACGGTGGCCATGAGGGACGGGAAGCTGTGCCTCATGTGGCGGGTGGGGAACCTGAGGAAGAGCCACCTGGTGGAGGCCCACGTCAGGGCGCAGCTCCTCAAGTCGAGGACGACGGCGGAGGGCGAGTTCATCCCTCTGGACCAGGTGGACATCGACGTGGGCTTCGACAGCGGCATCGACAGAATCTTCCTGGTGTCGCCCATCACCATCGTGCACGAGATCGACGAGGACAGCCCCTTCTACGAGATGGGCAAGCAGGAGCTGGAGACGTCCGAGTTCGAGATCGTGGTCATCCTGGAAGGCATGGTGGAGGCCACCGCCATGACCACGCAGTGTCGCAGCTCCTACGTGGCCAGCGAGATCCTCTGGGGCCACCGCTTCGAGCCGGTGCTCTTCGAGGAGAAGAACTACTACAAGGTGGACTACTCGCGCTTCGACAACACCTACGAGGTGTCCGGCACGCCGCACTGCAGCGCCCGGGAGCTCGCCCGGAAGACCTCCGACGCCTCCAGCCTCAGGAACTCCTTTTGCTACGAGAACGAGGTGGCCCTGGAGAAAATCGAGATGGAGGAGGAATCGCGGGAAGTGGAGAGCGGAACCGCGACGGGTGTCCCGGAGGGTCCGCCGCCGGCCTCGGACTCGGAACACACTCCGGACTCTTTGCCTTTGGAATCAAGACCTTTGACTGCTGAATCGGAAATATGA